One genomic segment of Mycolicibacterium chubuense NBB4 includes these proteins:
- a CDS encoding LLM class flavin-dependent oxidoreductase: protein MNRPEIGVYLPQMGFSFDDLLARTRRCEELDIDSLWLYDHLYAPGMPDYPSMEAWTLATALLSRTERIRVGHMVLCNQFRHPVTLAKMATTLDQISGGRLSLGIGSGSIEDEHHRAGFEWGTFPRRSEQLGETLAILHQAFADERIDFSGRHFTISDMPVKPGPAQKPRPPIIVGGAGEKFTLPLVARYADVWNVPTYALDEMAHKITVLRALCEGIGRDPGSIVLSIEAVMALAPDDASLPDVRAVAERRFGIPEFGLHATGLIGTPPAIVDRLGELVEMGFGQIVLFTHDRCSDQTLDLLASEVIPKL, encoded by the coding sequence ATGAACAGGCCGGAGATCGGCGTCTATCTCCCTCAGATGGGATTCTCGTTCGATGACCTCCTCGCCAGGACCCGGCGCTGCGAGGAGCTCGACATCGACTCACTGTGGCTCTACGACCACCTCTACGCGCCGGGGATGCCCGACTATCCGTCCATGGAGGCGTGGACACTCGCCACCGCGCTGCTGAGCCGCACCGAACGGATCCGCGTCGGACACATGGTGCTGTGCAATCAGTTTCGCCATCCCGTCACCCTGGCGAAGATGGCGACCACGCTGGACCAGATATCGGGCGGCCGGCTGTCCCTCGGCATCGGCAGCGGCTCGATCGAGGACGAACATCACCGCGCCGGGTTCGAGTGGGGCACGTTTCCGCGGCGCTCCGAGCAGCTGGGCGAGACACTCGCGATCTTGCATCAGGCGTTCGCGGACGAACGGATCGACTTCTCCGGCCGGCACTTCACGATCTCGGACATGCCCGTCAAACCGGGTCCGGCACAGAAGCCACGGCCGCCGATCATCGTCGGCGGCGCAGGCGAGAAGTTCACGTTGCCGCTCGTCGCACGCTATGCCGATGTCTGGAACGTCCCCACCTACGCGCTCGACGAGATGGCGCACAAGATCACGGTGCTGCGCGCGCTCTGCGAGGGCATCGGCCGCGATCCGGGCTCGATCGTGCTGTCCATCGAGGCGGTGATGGCGCTCGCCCCTGACGACGCGTCGCTGCCCGACGTGCGCGCCGTCGCCGAGCGGCGGTTCGGCATCCCGGAATTCGGGCTGCATGCAACGGGATTGATCGGCACACCGCCCGCGATCGTGGACCGGCTGGGCGAGCTGGTCGAGATGGGCTTCGGCCAGATCGTGCTCTTCACCCACGACCGATGCTCGGACCAGACTCTCGATCTGCTCGCCTCCGAGGTGATCCCGAAACTGTAG
- a CDS encoding acyl-CoA dehydrogenase family protein, with protein sequence MDFSEVELSDEDQAFRDELRQFLVSVVTDDVIRRDRESGDNFDEDVHLALGAAGYLERDWRAGTDAGFSAVQRRIWELEIGRAHTPWFHWGTTAMVANAVDRFGSADLKDEVLPKVLSGQYRLCLGYTEPDGGSDVATCKTRAVREADGSSWVINGAKMFTSNAHHAQFVFLITNTDPSAHKHKSLTMFLVPLDAPGVEIQPIRTVDGDRTNITFYSDVRVDDRYRVGEVNGGWAVLRDALNAEHGTVERDDSGLHKIAVMTEHLLLLADAVDAVAARVSLDDGAVAYRLGRSIARLEAALSTPEMYGRVAIAQALRDITPDLMDVLGTASSLPGGTDAEYLFRLAGPTGIYGGTLEVFRNMIAQHALGLGKPSYAPPA encoded by the coding sequence ATGGACTTCTCCGAAGTCGAGCTGTCCGACGAAGACCAAGCCTTCCGCGACGAACTGCGGCAGTTCCTCGTGTCGGTGGTGACCGACGATGTGATCCGCCGCGACCGCGAAAGCGGAGACAATTTCGACGAGGACGTCCACCTCGCGCTCGGCGCCGCGGGCTATCTCGAACGCGACTGGCGCGCGGGAACCGATGCCGGTTTCAGCGCCGTGCAGCGGCGGATCTGGGAGCTCGAGATTGGTCGGGCGCACACGCCGTGGTTCCACTGGGGCACGACCGCGATGGTCGCCAACGCCGTGGATCGGTTCGGTTCGGCCGACCTCAAGGACGAGGTGCTCCCGAAGGTGCTCTCCGGTCAGTACCGGCTGTGCCTCGGATACACCGAGCCCGACGGTGGCTCCGACGTCGCGACGTGCAAGACCCGCGCCGTGCGGGAAGCGGATGGATCGAGCTGGGTTATCAATGGCGCGAAGATGTTCACGTCCAATGCGCACCACGCCCAGTTCGTCTTCCTGATCACCAACACCGATCCCTCGGCGCACAAACACAAGAGCCTGACGATGTTCCTGGTGCCGCTCGACGCGCCCGGCGTCGAGATCCAGCCGATCCGCACCGTCGACGGCGACCGCACCAACATCACCTTCTACAGCGACGTCCGCGTCGACGACCGGTACCGGGTGGGCGAGGTCAACGGTGGCTGGGCCGTGCTCAGGGACGCTTTGAACGCCGAACACGGCACAGTGGAACGCGACGACAGTGGGCTGCACAAGATCGCGGTCATGACCGAACATCTACTGCTGCTGGCCGACGCGGTCGATGCGGTCGCGGCACGCGTGTCCCTCGATGACGGGGCGGTGGCATATCGGTTGGGCCGCAGCATCGCCCGGCTCGAAGCGGCGCTGTCCACTCCTGAGATGTACGGCCGGGTGGCGATCGCGCAGGCGCTGCGCGACATCACCCCGGACTTGATGGACGTTCTCGGGACTGCGTCGAGCCTTCCCGGAGGCACCGACGCGGAGTACCTGTTCCGGTTGGCGGGCCCGACCGGCATCTACGGCGGCACATTGGAAGTGTTCCGCAACATGATCGCCCAGCATGCCCTCGGCCTCGGCAAGCCGAGCTACGCGCCACCCGCTTAG
- a CDS encoding zinc-binding dehydrogenase, which produces MWCYRLVAPYEFERIEVPRRSPESLADGQVLLRFLAGGICGSDLPGFRGAQGRLPGDTGALAAEMNGFPIHEVAGEVIASRHPPHTPGDRVVGWASGFDGLMEYVVADGNGLAPYDASLSPEHAVALQPLACVLYAAEQLPDLTGRHVAVLGQGSIGLLFSYVAKAAGAAHVTGVDPVERADVGPAFGVDTVVRTTSDRWVGHLAADAKPDIVIEAVGHQVATLSHAVEAAAFGGTVFYFGVPDDDAYPISMRTMLRNNLTLKSGVTMDRRRVLDRANVFARDHPGLLQRYLTHTFPVGQVQAAFELACRPVPGRIKIAIVP; this is translated from the coding sequence GTGTGGTGCTACCGACTGGTCGCGCCCTATGAGTTCGAGAGGATCGAAGTGCCGCGGCGCTCACCGGAGTCCCTCGCTGACGGACAGGTGCTGCTGCGGTTCCTCGCCGGCGGCATCTGCGGCAGCGACCTGCCCGGCTTCCGCGGCGCGCAAGGCCGACTGCCGGGGGACACCGGTGCGCTGGCCGCGGAGATGAACGGGTTCCCGATCCACGAGGTCGCCGGCGAGGTCATCGCCAGCCGGCATCCGCCGCACACGCCGGGGGACCGTGTCGTCGGCTGGGCGTCGGGCTTCGACGGGCTGATGGAGTACGTGGTCGCCGACGGCAACGGGCTGGCGCCCTACGACGCCTCCCTGAGCCCCGAACACGCGGTGGCACTTCAGCCGTTGGCCTGCGTGCTGTATGCCGCCGAACAGCTGCCCGACCTGACCGGCCGCCACGTCGCGGTACTGGGGCAGGGGTCGATCGGGCTGCTGTTCTCCTACGTCGCCAAGGCCGCGGGCGCCGCGCACGTCACCGGCGTCGACCCGGTGGAGCGCGCCGACGTGGGACCGGCGTTCGGGGTGGACACCGTCGTGCGCACCACCAGCGACCGCTGGGTCGGCCACCTCGCAGCGGATGCCAAGCCCGACATCGTGATCGAGGCTGTCGGCCATCAGGTCGCGACGCTGTCGCACGCGGTCGAGGCGGCCGCCTTCGGCGGGACCGTGTTCTACTTCGGCGTGCCCGACGACGACGCCTATCCGATCAGCATGCGCACCATGCTGCGCAACAACCTGACGCTGAAATCCGGTGTCACCATGGACCGCCGACGTGTGCTCGACCGAGCGAACGTGTTCGCGCGTGACCACCCCGGTCTGCTGCAGCGCTACCTGACCCACACATTCCCGGTCGGCCAGGTCCAGGCCGCATTCGAGTTGGCCTGCCGCCCCGTCCCGGGGCGGATCAAGATCGCGATCGTGCCGTGA
- a CDS encoding alpha/beta hydrolase, translated as MTLADRLDGALRHLAEMRTDLSPPVLGAVRDSLNQRRAEAAMTSDTIGVEVEQREVPASPGLTVRIYRGGPPPSPAMIYCHSGAFVLGNLDTDHLQCIEYARRGRCTVISVNYRLAPEDPFPAALDDAAAVLDWAAQSSAELGIDAGALAVAGSSAGGALAARLAARAAAGAAPPVVFQMLHQPVLDDRPTPSKEEFTTTPGFDTDAVRWMWRHYLEGAPASAEAAPGRAGDLAGLPAALITCSELDPLRDEAIDYALRLMWAGVTTELHVFPGTCHGFDSMVPEWDVSERLFDIQGAALRRAFLR; from the coding sequence ATGACCCTCGCTGATCGCCTGGACGGAGCGCTGCGGCATCTCGCAGAGATGCGCACCGACCTCTCGCCGCCCGTCCTCGGCGCGGTCCGTGACTCGCTGAACCAGCGGCGCGCAGAGGCGGCGATGACCTCGGACACGATCGGCGTCGAGGTCGAACAGCGCGAGGTGCCGGCGTCGCCGGGGCTCACGGTGCGGATCTACCGCGGCGGGCCGCCTCCATCGCCTGCGATGATCTACTGCCACTCAGGGGCTTTCGTTCTGGGCAACCTGGACACCGACCATTTGCAGTGCATCGAATACGCGCGGCGCGGACGCTGCACCGTGATCTCGGTGAACTATCGGCTCGCGCCAGAGGACCCGTTCCCCGCGGCGCTGGACGACGCGGCCGCCGTCCTCGACTGGGCGGCGCAGAGCTCAGCAGAGCTCGGCATCGACGCCGGCGCTCTCGCCGTGGCGGGCAGCAGTGCCGGGGGAGCGCTCGCCGCACGACTGGCCGCGCGGGCCGCGGCCGGGGCGGCGCCTCCCGTCGTCTTCCAGATGCTGCACCAACCCGTCCTCGACGATCGGCCCACGCCGTCGAAGGAGGAGTTCACCACGACGCCGGGCTTCGACACCGACGCCGTCCGGTGGATGTGGCGGCACTATCTCGAAGGGGCCCCGGCCTCGGCCGAGGCGGCTCCCGGCCGCGCCGGTGACTTGGCCGGGCTCCCGGCCGCGCTGATCACCTGCTCGGAACTCGACCCGCTGCGCGACGAGGCCATCGACTACGCGTTGCGGCTGATGTGGGCCGGTGTCACCACCGAGCTGCACGTGTTCCCCGGCACCTGCCACGGATTCGACTCGATGGTCCCGGAGTGGGATGTCAGCGAGCGGCTGTTCGACATCCAGGGCGCGGCATTACGTCGCGCGTTCCTGCGGTAG
- a CDS encoding HNH endonuclease signature motif containing protein — protein MFDRLFADVADDALVAAIEQAARDEARAGARRLAAIAELVHRSVDDSDEQARWKFDSWDNTAAQVAAALTMSQRRASGQLHIAVALRERLPRVAALYCQGRLSFRLISELTWRTHLVDDGRLMTLIDDALAAKAEAWGTLSETQLVRAVDAIIERYDPEAVRLAKELLRTRDFKIGASQDKAETTTAWGLLMAADAIVLERRITAIVKTVCDNDPRSIGERRSDAMGAVAHGNDHLVCRCGSTDCPKAGATAPASHIVIRVIADQAAIDAAHQEIAATEPPNEPEQPGTTNNKAVEDETDDKPPNEPEQPGTTNNKAVEDETDDKPPNEPADDEAQPPKDTGLALLPGGKIVPTAVLAEAIRNGAKIVPLQLPGPECEAGYRPSAALAEFVRIRDMFCRFPGCSVPADRCDLDHSLPWPYGPTHPSNLTCKCRGHHLMKTFWDGPGGWSEKQSPDGTVTWTSPSGRAYVTKPGSHLFFPTLNTAAADLPPPPPIPPPRPARAVKIPKRRRLRSAEVAARIKAERARGPERAV, from the coding sequence ATGTTCGACCGCCTGTTCGCCGACGTCGCGGATGACGCGTTGGTGGCCGCGATCGAGCAGGCCGCCCGGGATGAGGCTCGGGCTGGTGCGCGGCGGCTGGCCGCGATCGCGGAGCTCGTGCATCGCAGCGTCGATGACAGTGACGAACAAGCCCGGTGGAAATTCGACAGCTGGGACAACACCGCTGCCCAGGTCGCGGCCGCGCTGACAATGAGCCAGCGCCGAGCATCGGGACAGCTTCACATCGCCGTCGCACTGCGCGAGCGGCTCCCCCGGGTCGCGGCGCTGTACTGCCAGGGCCGGCTCAGCTTCCGGTTGATCTCCGAGCTGACCTGGCGCACCCACCTGGTCGACGACGGCCGGCTGATGACCTTGATCGACGACGCTTTGGCCGCCAAAGCCGAGGCGTGGGGAACGCTGTCGGAAACCCAGTTGGTGCGTGCCGTCGATGCGATCATCGAGCGCTACGACCCCGAGGCCGTGCGGCTGGCGAAGGAACTGCTGCGCACTCGCGACTTCAAAATCGGAGCGAGTCAGGACAAGGCGGAAACCACCACCGCGTGGGGCCTGTTGATGGCCGCCGATGCCATCGTGTTGGAACGGCGTATCACCGCGATCGTCAAGACGGTGTGCGACAACGATCCCCGCTCGATCGGTGAGCGCCGCTCCGACGCCATGGGCGCGGTGGCCCACGGCAACGACCACCTGGTCTGCCGGTGCGGGTCCACCGACTGCCCCAAAGCCGGGGCCACCGCACCCGCTTCGCACATCGTGATCCGCGTCATCGCCGATCAGGCCGCTATCGACGCCGCCCACCAGGAGATCGCCGCCACCGAGCCGCCGAACGAGCCCGAGCAACCGGGGACCACCAACAACAAAGCAGTCGAGGACGAGACGGACGACAAGCCGCCGAACGAGCCCGAGCAACCGGGGACCACCAACAACAAAGCAGTCGAGGACGAGACGGACGACAAGCCGCCGAACGAGCCCGCCGACGATGAGGCGCAGCCGCCGAAGGACACCGGGTTGGCGCTGCTTCCCGGAGGGAAGATCGTGCCCACCGCGGTGCTGGCCGAAGCGATCCGCAACGGCGCCAAGATCGTGCCCCTTCAGTTGCCCGGCCCGGAGTGCGAAGCCGGCTATCGCCCATCGGCAGCACTGGCCGAGTTCGTCAGAATCCGCGACATGTTCTGCCGCTTCCCGGGCTGCTCGGTTCCCGCCGATCGCTGCGACCTCGACCATTCCCTGCCCTGGCCCTATGGGCCCACCCATCCGTCGAACCTGACGTGCAAATGCCGCGGCCATCACCTCATGAAGACTTTTTGGGACGGCCCCGGCGGCTGGAGCGAAAAGCAATCTCCTGACGGCACTGTGACGTGGACATCGCCGTCCGGACGGGCGTATGTCACCAAACCGGGCAGCCACCTGTTCTTCCCCACCCTGAACACCGCCGCTGCCGACCTGCCACCCCCACCGCCGATCCCGCCGCCCCGTCCGGCCCGCGCGGTGAAGATTCCCAAACGGCGACGCCTGCGCAGCGCCGAGGTAGCCGCACGCATCAAAGCCGAACGTGCACGGGGGCCGGAACGCGCCGTCTAA
- a CDS encoding HpcH/HpaI aldolase family protein, whose amino-acid sequence MTASRLQDALAAKDQVWGGWVVAPTLMGPEEFAAAGYDYVGFDVQHGYLSDADVALMLRRLEHVPIATVVRLPGVDAAPIGRVLDAGADGVVIAMVETAEQAAQAVAAARYAPAGVRSFGPLRASLGIDPAALQARASVFAMIETARGLAAADEICAVDGLTGIYVGPADLAISMGHGPADAWSQPDVTDAMDRIQRAAAAAGLVAGAHAGTGKVGKDLAQRGFTMITLTSESQALRRGAAVHLAEATGDS is encoded by the coding sequence GTGACGGCCAGCAGATTGCAGGACGCGCTCGCCGCCAAGGACCAGGTGTGGGGCGGCTGGGTGGTGGCTCCGACCCTGATGGGCCCGGAGGAGTTCGCCGCAGCCGGGTACGACTACGTCGGATTCGACGTTCAGCACGGCTATCTCAGCGACGCCGACGTGGCGCTGATGCTGCGCCGGCTCGAGCACGTCCCGATCGCCACCGTGGTGCGCCTGCCCGGCGTCGATGCCGCGCCGATCGGGCGGGTGCTCGACGCGGGCGCCGACGGTGTCGTGATCGCGATGGTCGAGACCGCCGAGCAGGCGGCGCAGGCGGTGGCGGCGGCGCGCTACGCCCCGGCCGGGGTCCGCAGTTTCGGGCCGCTGCGGGCGAGCCTGGGCATCGACCCCGCCGCACTGCAGGCGCGAGCGTCGGTGTTCGCGATGATCGAGACGGCCCGTGGACTCGCCGCGGCCGACGAGATCTGTGCGGTCGACGGCTTGACCGGAATCTACGTGGGTCCGGCGGATCTCGCGATCTCGATGGGCCACGGCCCCGCCGACGCGTGGTCGCAACCGGACGTCACCGACGCGATGGACCGGATTCAGCGCGCCGCGGCGGCGGCAGGTCTGGTCGCGGGGGCTCATGCCGGCACCGGGAAGGTGGGAAAAGACCTGGCACAGAGAGGTTTTACGATGATCACGCTGACGTCGGAATCGCAGGCGCTGCGCCGCGGGGCGGCAGTGCACTTGGCCGAAGCGACAGGGGATTCCTGA
- a CDS encoding cytochrome P450 — protein sequence MSFAYDPFDPAVMADPLPYYRKLRDSHPVYYLDTWDTYALSRFDDIWNVLAINDGTFVASEGTLPAAAVLAAHNDGPVPDPPLHPLPFHANFDAPVYDGVRRCTAAPFRPKSVAKLAQRIRVLANEQLDELLPRGRFDLTQEYGGIVAASVVCELVGLPTDLAADVLATVNAGSLAEPGEGVEVGNARPGYLEYLIPVVQRRRAGEGDDLPIVDNLLGYRLPDGSALTDSEAAVQMLGVFIGGTETVPKIVAHGLWELTSRPDQLAAVRADLETNVPVAREEMIRYCAPAQWFARTLRRPFTLHDTTIKPGQRIISLLASANRDEREYPEPERFVWNRPIGRLLAFGRGQHFCLGSHLARLEIMIMVTEWLKRVPEFRVDTEAASRPPSSFQWGWNTLPVDVGMGA from the coding sequence ATGAGCTTCGCCTACGACCCGTTCGATCCGGCGGTGATGGCCGATCCGCTGCCGTACTACCGGAAGTTGCGAGACTCCCACCCCGTCTACTACCTCGACACGTGGGACACCTACGCGCTGTCACGGTTCGACGACATCTGGAACGTGTTGGCGATCAACGACGGAACCTTCGTCGCCTCGGAGGGGACGCTGCCCGCAGCAGCCGTGCTCGCCGCGCACAACGACGGGCCGGTGCCGGATCCGCCGTTGCACCCGTTGCCGTTTCACGCGAACTTCGACGCCCCGGTCTACGACGGCGTCCGTCGCTGCACCGCGGCTCCGTTCCGGCCGAAGAGCGTCGCCAAGCTGGCGCAGCGAATCCGGGTGCTGGCCAACGAGCAGCTCGACGAACTGCTGCCGCGCGGGCGCTTCGACCTCACGCAGGAGTACGGCGGGATCGTGGCCGCGTCGGTGGTGTGCGAACTGGTGGGCCTGCCAACGGATCTCGCCGCGGACGTACTGGCCACCGTGAATGCCGGCAGCCTCGCCGAGCCCGGCGAAGGAGTCGAAGTCGGCAACGCGCGGCCCGGCTATCTGGAATACCTGATCCCGGTGGTGCAGCGCAGGCGGGCAGGCGAGGGTGATGACCTGCCGATCGTCGACAACCTGCTCGGCTACCGCCTGCCCGACGGGTCGGCGCTGACCGACAGCGAGGCCGCCGTGCAGATGCTCGGTGTGTTCATCGGCGGCACCGAGACCGTGCCCAAGATCGTCGCGCACGGGTTGTGGGAGTTGACCTCCCGGCCCGACCAACTCGCCGCGGTCCGTGCGGATCTGGAGACCAACGTGCCGGTCGCGCGCGAGGAGATGATCCGTTACTGCGCCCCGGCGCAATGGTTCGCGCGTACGCTGCGCCGGCCGTTCACCTTGCACGACACCACGATCAAGCCGGGTCAGCGGATCATCTCGCTGCTCGCGTCGGCCAACCGGGACGAGCGCGAGTACCCCGAGCCGGAGCGGTTCGTCTGGAACCGCCCGATCGGACGGTTGCTGGCCTTCGGCCGGGGTCAGCACTTCTGCCTGGGATCTCATCTCGCGCGGCTGGAGATCATGATCATGGTCACCGAATGGCTCAAACGTGTGCCCGAGTTCCGCGTCGACACCGAGGCGGCGTCACGGCCACCGTCGAGCTTCCAATGGGGATGGAACACGCTCCCCGTGGACGTCGGGATGGGGGCCTGA
- a CDS encoding flavin-containing monooxygenase yields MAKSLSVGIIGAGPGGLALGIFLRKAGFDDFTIFDREDGVGGTWRINTYPGLACDVKSHLYSYSFDLNPRWSRMWSGQREILDYFETCARRYQLEPHLQLSTDVVSAVWEPELRSWRLITADGAEHTFDIIVSAVGLFTQPVLPDLVEEEPFAGTVMHTARWDHSVDLRGARVAVLGTGSTAAQLVPEVAKLAEKVYSVQRSPTWVLPKPDREYTRREKWVFAHVPLAKKIYRTRLWLRSEANISVIENGSDKTREFTGIALRNLEAAIADDDLRRRLTPEHPLGCKRLVFATDYLQTLGQPHVEVVSSPARALRARALVTEDGTELHVDVVLCATGYAAADYLGQIEVRGAEMTALSDTWRDGAFAYLGMTVPGYPNFFMLYGPNTNVGSNSVIFMLEAQAHYIARALKHLRRTHRSYIEVRPEVMTRFLQRIDRWMQGTVWLTRCSNYFRAANGRVVTQWPRSARNFWTLTRWFRPGDYTFDPPATRPTIRVGAQTVADNDPR; encoded by the coding sequence ATGGCGAAATCTCTCTCGGTGGGAATCATCGGCGCCGGTCCCGGCGGTCTGGCGCTGGGAATCTTCCTGCGCAAGGCGGGGTTCGACGACTTCACGATCTTCGACCGCGAGGACGGCGTCGGCGGCACCTGGCGGATCAACACCTACCCGGGTCTGGCCTGCGACGTGAAATCCCACCTGTACTCCTACTCCTTCGACCTCAACCCGCGCTGGTCGCGGATGTGGTCGGGCCAGCGGGAGATCCTCGACTACTTCGAAACCTGCGCCCGCCGCTACCAGTTGGAACCACACCTGCAGCTCAGTACCGACGTCGTCTCCGCGGTATGGGAACCCGAGCTCCGGTCGTGGCGGCTGATCACCGCCGACGGTGCCGAGCACACCTTCGACATCATCGTGTCGGCCGTCGGCCTGTTCACCCAGCCGGTGCTGCCGGATCTCGTCGAGGAGGAGCCCTTCGCCGGAACCGTCATGCACACGGCGCGGTGGGACCACTCGGTGGACCTGCGCGGTGCCAGGGTGGCGGTACTCGGCACGGGTTCGACCGCGGCACAATTGGTTCCCGAGGTCGCCAAGCTCGCCGAGAAGGTGTATTCGGTGCAGCGCTCCCCGACATGGGTCCTGCCCAAGCCCGACCGCGAGTACACCCGGCGGGAGAAGTGGGTGTTCGCTCATGTGCCGTTGGCCAAGAAGATCTACCGCACCCGGCTGTGGCTGCGCAGCGAGGCGAACATCTCGGTCATCGAGAACGGCAGCGACAAAACCCGCGAGTTCACCGGTATCGCGCTGCGCAACCTCGAGGCCGCCATCGCCGACGACGACCTGCGCCGCCGGCTGACCCCCGAGCACCCGCTGGGGTGCAAGCGGCTCGTCTTCGCGACCGACTACCTGCAGACCCTGGGTCAGCCGCACGTCGAGGTGGTGTCCAGCCCGGCCCGTGCGCTGCGCGCCCGCGCACTGGTCACCGAGGACGGCACCGAGCTCCACGTCGACGTCGTGCTGTGTGCGACCGGATACGCGGCGGCGGACTACCTGGGTCAGATCGAGGTCCGCGGCGCCGAGATGACGGCGCTCTCCGACACCTGGCGCGACGGGGCGTTCGCCTACCTGGGCATGACCGTGCCGGGCTACCCGAACTTCTTCATGCTCTACGGGCCCAACACGAACGTCGGTTCCAACTCCGTGATCTTCATGCTCGAGGCGCAGGCGCACTACATCGCCCGGGCGCTGAAACACCTGCGGCGCACGCACCGGTCGTATATCGAGGTCCGCCCCGAGGTGATGACGCGATTCCTGCAGCGGATCGACAGGTGGATGCAGGGCACCGTCTGGCTGACCCGGTGCAGCAACTACTTCCGGGCCGCCAACGGCCGCGTCGTCACCCAGTGGCCGCGCAGCGCCCGGAACTTCTGGACACTGACTCGCTGGTTCCGGCCGGGCGACTACACGTTCGACCCACCGGCGACCCGGCCCACCATCCGGGTCGGCGCACAGACGGTGGCAGACAATGACCCTCGCTGA
- a CDS encoding LLM class F420-dependent oxidoreductase — MHFAITHPMHSHPYNPELVTGPGIAAVASAAETAGFGGFGFTDHPAPTQRWLESGGHDALDPFVAMSYAAAHTTTMRLIPNIVVLPYRNPFVVAKAGASLDLVSGGRFTLAVGVGYLKREFDALGVGFDERAELFEESLRVIREIWTADDVTFEGKHFHAKGITAHPKPLSTPHPPIWIGGNTSAARARVAAHGQGWCPFRAPAVLAQTARTAALESLEHLAHGVDDLRRRLDEAGRDPAGVDVAFTNDVGGSPGDDDFDADAFLSGVDDLEKVGVTWIQVAVPGDSLTHALEAIDRFGAEVIAAR, encoded by the coding sequence ATGCATTTCGCCATCACCCATCCGATGCACAGCCATCCCTACAACCCCGAACTGGTCACGGGGCCGGGGATCGCTGCAGTCGCCTCGGCTGCGGAGACCGCAGGGTTCGGCGGGTTCGGTTTCACGGATCATCCGGCGCCGACGCAGCGGTGGCTCGAGTCGGGTGGGCACGACGCGCTGGACCCCTTCGTCGCGATGAGTTATGCCGCCGCACATACGACGACGATGCGGCTGATTCCGAACATCGTGGTGCTGCCCTACCGCAATCCGTTCGTCGTGGCCAAGGCGGGCGCCAGTCTGGACCTGGTGTCGGGCGGCCGTTTCACGCTGGCGGTGGGCGTGGGCTACCTCAAGCGCGAATTCGACGCCCTCGGTGTGGGTTTCGACGAGCGGGCTGAGCTTTTCGAGGAATCGCTGCGGGTGATCCGCGAGATCTGGACCGCCGACGATGTGACGTTCGAGGGCAAGCATTTCCACGCCAAGGGCATCACCGCGCATCCCAAGCCGCTCAGCACGCCTCACCCGCCGATCTGGATCGGCGGCAACACGTCGGCGGCGCGGGCGAGAGTCGCCGCGCACGGGCAGGGCTGGTGCCCGTTCCGGGCCCCCGCGGTGCTCGCCCAGACCGCACGGACCGCGGCGCTGGAATCCCTCGAGCACCTCGCGCACGGCGTGGACGATCTCCGACGCAGGCTGGACGAGGCGGGTCGGGATCCCGCCGGTGTCGACGTCGCGTTCACCAACGACGTGGGCGGCAGTCCCGGCGATGACGACTTCGACGCCGACGCGTTCCTGTCCGGGGTCGACGACCTCGAGAAGGTCGGTGTCACGTGGATCCAGGTGGCGGTGCCCGGGGACAGCCTGACGCACGCCCTCGAGGCGATCGATCGATTCGGCGCGGAGGTCATCGCCGCGCGGTGA
- a CDS encoding SDR family NAD(P)-dependent oxidoreductase: MAGVALVTGAARGQGAAIAARLVDDGFRVAACDVLADGAEDVAARLGEDHAVAVALDVTSADQWARAVAATVERFGGLTTLVNNAGVLHRASLPDETAAGFENSWRVNCLGPFLGIKAALPYLRDADGAAVVNTCSTGAVRPFPNHSAYASSKWALRGLTQVAAVELAPSGIRVNAVFPGPVETPMLDADTQTRLVGRALMGRIGKPVEIADAVAFLVSEHASFITGSELIVDGGQSLQIG, from the coding sequence ATGGCCGGCGTGGCTCTCGTCACCGGCGCCGCCCGCGGTCAGGGCGCGGCGATCGCCGCCCGTCTCGTCGACGACGGCTTCCGGGTCGCGGCCTGCGACGTGCTGGCCGACGGTGCGGAGGACGTCGCCGCCCGCCTCGGGGAGGACCATGCCGTCGCCGTGGCGCTCGACGTCACCTCCGCCGACCAGTGGGCGCGCGCCGTCGCCGCCACGGTCGAACGATTCGGCGGTCTCACCACGCTGGTGAACAACGCCGGTGTGCTGCACAGAGCTTCGCTGCCCGATGAGACCGCGGCGGGCTTCGAGAACAGCTGGCGGGTCAACTGTCTCGGTCCGTTCCTGGGTATCAAGGCCGCCCTGCCGTATCTGCGCGACGCGGACGGCGCGGCGGTGGTCAACACGTGCAGTACCGGCGCGGTCCGGCCGTTCCCGAACCACAGCGCGTACGCGTCGTCGAAATGGGCGCTGCGCGGGCTGACCCAGGTGGCGGCCGTCGAGTTGGCGCCGTCGGGCATCAGGGTCAACGCAGTGTTCCCCGGACCGGTCGAGACACCGATGCTCGACGCCGACACCCAGACCCGGCTCGTGGGGCGCGCCCTGATGGGGCGCATCGGCAAGCCCGTCGAGATCGCGGACGCCGTCGCGTTCCTGGTCTCCGAACACGCCTCGTTCATCACAGGATCCGAGCTCATCGTCGACGGTGGGCAATCCCTGCAGATTGGATGA